In the genome of Isoalcanivorax indicus, one region contains:
- a CDS encoding SLC13 family permease, with the protein MMTTAQIGMLALLLAILVLFAWGRWRYDVVALIGMLAVVMAGWVNADDALAGFGHPAVITVAAVLTISRALSNAGTVDLLTARVMPLTGPRYAHIGLLCLVVGFASAFMNNVGALALMLPVALASARKRERSPGLLLMPLAFGSILGGLATLIGTPPNIIIATYRADVTGQAFTMFDFTPVGGLVAVVGIAFLTLVGWRFLPRGVGARDSSHVEIDSYICELRVMEASPLIGERVGDLPEVFSDDAMAVGLVRGKNQYLHPHPWRVLEEGDLLIVRTDPEALRPLLDKAGLELVASKLSGLENIKAEDLRLVEATVPPRSVLEGRDSAYLRRRTGQTVSLVAMAREGASIRSRLRDQTFRAGDVLLLQGEPDSIDDSIGDLGLLPLAERDIKVNRPMRAITGLLVFAGALVLGATLLPLAIALLAAVVVYVLIGLLPVREMYRDIDWPVLVLLGGMMSVGQALQATGTTDLVAGSIVQLTGALSPIWILTLVLVATMFLSDLVNNAATALIMAPIAYGVSQQLGVNPDAFLMAVAIGASCAFLTPIGHQSNTLVMGPGGYRFGDYWRMGLPLEIVVILVAVPAISYFWPL; encoded by the coding sequence ATGATGACGACCGCCCAGATTGGCATGTTGGCCCTGTTGCTGGCGATTCTGGTGTTGTTTGCCTGGGGGCGCTGGCGTTACGACGTGGTGGCGCTGATCGGCATGTTGGCGGTGGTCATGGCCGGCTGGGTGAATGCGGACGATGCCCTGGCCGGGTTTGGCCATCCGGCGGTCATCACCGTGGCGGCGGTGCTCACGATTTCACGCGCACTCAGCAATGCCGGCACTGTGGATCTGCTGACGGCGCGTGTCATGCCGTTGACCGGGCCACGCTACGCCCATATCGGGCTGCTGTGCCTGGTGGTCGGTTTCGCCTCGGCGTTCATGAATAACGTTGGCGCCCTGGCCCTGATGCTGCCGGTGGCGCTGGCCTCGGCACGCAAACGCGAGCGCTCCCCCGGGCTGCTGCTGATGCCGCTGGCGTTCGGCTCGATCCTGGGCGGCCTGGCCACGCTGATCGGCACGCCCCCGAACATCATCATCGCGACCTATCGCGCGGACGTCACCGGCCAGGCGTTCACCATGTTTGATTTCACGCCGGTGGGTGGCCTGGTGGCGGTGGTCGGTATCGCTTTTCTGACGCTGGTGGGCTGGCGTTTCCTGCCGCGGGGTGTCGGCGCGCGCGACAGCAGTCACGTCGAAATTGACAGTTACATCTGCGAACTCCGGGTGATGGAAGCAAGCCCGCTGATCGGTGAGCGTGTGGGCGATTTGCCAGAGGTGTTTTCCGATGACGCCATGGCGGTCGGGCTGGTGCGAGGGAAGAACCAGTATCTGCATCCGCACCCCTGGCGCGTGCTGGAGGAAGGCGACCTGTTGATTGTGCGCACTGACCCGGAAGCCCTGCGGCCCCTGCTGGACAAGGCCGGGCTGGAACTGGTGGCGAGCAAGCTCAGCGGGCTGGAGAACATCAAGGCCGAGGATCTGCGTCTGGTGGAAGCAACGGTGCCACCGCGCTCGGTGCTGGAAGGGCGCGACAGTGCCTACCTGCGCCGCCGCACCGGGCAAACAGTCAGTCTGGTGGCCATGGCGCGGGAGGGGGCATCGATTCGCTCGCGGCTGCGCGATCAGACGTTCCGTGCCGGTGATGTACTGTTGCTGCAGGGCGAACCCGACAGCATTGACGACAGTATCGGGGATCTCGGTCTGTTGCCGTTGGCAGAGCGGGATATCAAGGTCAACCGGCCCATGCGCGCGATCACCGGGTTGCTGGTCTTTGCCGGCGCGCTGGTGCTGGGCGCCACGCTACTGCCGCTGGCCATCGCCTTGCTGGCGGCCGTGGTGGTGTATGTGCTGATCGGCTTGCTGCCTGTGCGCGAGATGTACCGCGATATCGACTGGCCGGTGCTGGTGTTGCTGGGCGGCATGATGTCAGTGGGACAGGCCCTGCAAGCCACCGGCACCACGGATCTGGTGGCAGGCAGTATTGTTCAGCTTACCGGGGCATTGTCACCGATCTGGATTCTCACGCTGGTACTGGTGGCCACCATGTTCCTCTCGGATCTGGTGAACAACGCCGCCACGGCCCTGATCATGGCGCCCATTGCCTACGGCGTATCGCAACAGCTTGGTGTGAATCCTGATGCGTTCCTGATGGCGGTTGCGATCGGGGCCTCCTGCGCTTTTCTGACCCCCATCGGGCACCAGTCGAACACGCTGGTCATGGGGCCGGGTGGGTATCGTTTTGGCGATTACTGGCGCATGGGGCTGCCTTTGGAAATCGTCGTGATACTGGTGGCCGTACCCGCCATCAGTTATTTCTGGCCGCTCTGA
- the cueR gene encoding Cu(I)-responsive transcriptional regulator: MNIGEAAHASGVSARMIRYYEKAGLIDAPPRTESGYRHYRAQDVHMLRFIARGRALGFSMEQLRTLTDLWRNDQRSSADVKALAQSHVRDLTRRIADLQAMVDTLSTLAHQCHGDERPDCPILDALESDTQSGQK, encoded by the coding sequence ATGAATATTGGCGAAGCGGCCCACGCCTCCGGCGTCAGTGCACGCATGATTCGTTACTATGAAAAAGCAGGGTTGATCGACGCACCGCCGCGCACCGAAAGCGGCTACCGTCACTACCGCGCACAGGACGTGCACATGCTGCGTTTTATCGCGCGCGGCCGTGCATTGGGGTTCTCCATGGAACAACTGCGCACCCTCACCGACCTGTGGCGCAACGATCAACGCAGCAGTGCCGACGTCAAGGCACTGGCGCAGTCACATGTTCGCGATCTGACGCGGCGCATCGCTGATTTGCAGGCGATGGTGGATACGCTCAGCACCCTGGCCCACCAGTGCCACGGTGATGAGCGCCCCGACTGCCCGATTCTGGACGCGCTGGAGAGCGACACTCAGAGCGGCCAGAAATAA
- a CDS encoding heavy metal translocating P-type ATPase: protein MTEHTVDLDISGMTCGGCVGRVERALSGVQGVRDSAVNLATGRARVTLASDTDLASLQAAVAEAGYKATPVEDTGPGVSRAQQARDEDATALRRSLWFAALLTLPVFILEMGSHLFPPMHHWVMHNVGLRNSQLLQALLTTLVLFGPGLRFFRLGVPALLRAAPDMNSLVALGTSAAWGYSMVATFAPHWLPEDTAHIYFEAAAVIVTLILLGRYLEARARGRTSAAIRHLMQLQPDTVRVRRDDRDQDIPLAEVQTGDLVIVRPGERIAVDGVVVEGRSFVDESMITGEPVAVQRSSGDPVTGGTVNERGSLVFRAEKVGADTVLAGIVRMVEAAQGSKLPIQALVDKVTLWFVPAVMVAAALTFLVWVFAGPAPALTFALVNAVAVLIIACPCAMGLATPTSIMVGTGRAAELGILFRHGQALQALRDTDVVAFDKTGTLTDGAPHMTDFIVVAGQDRDTLLAQVAAAERPSEHPLAQALVQAARDAGLDLPAAWDFDATPGCGVSATVNGQQIRIGNGTWLTQQGIDLSALEADAAALSAQARSPLFVAIDQQAVAVCAVADALKPDAADAIQLLHRMGVKTVMITGDRRATAEAIAAQAGIDEVIAEVLPDGKVEALERLRRHGQRVTFVGDGINDAPALAAADVGIALGTGTDIAIESADTVLMSAHVMGVPRAIALSRATLRNIRQNLFWAFAYNTALIPVAAGLLYPAFGILLSPVFAAGAMALSSLFVLGNALRLRRYRLPARLLQETTA from the coding sequence ATGACGGAGCACACGGTAGACCTCGACATCAGTGGCATGACCTGTGGCGGTTGCGTGGGCCGCGTGGAGCGGGCGCTTTCCGGTGTGCAGGGCGTCCGTGACAGCGCCGTCAACCTGGCCACCGGGCGCGCCCGGGTGACGCTGGCCAGCGACACGGACCTCGCCAGCCTGCAAGCCGCCGTGGCCGAGGCGGGCTATAAGGCGACGCCGGTGGAAGACACTGGCCCGGGCGTATCCCGGGCGCAGCAGGCCCGGGATGAAGACGCCACCGCGCTGCGCCGCAGCCTGTGGTTTGCGGCCCTGCTCACCCTGCCGGTGTTCATCCTGGAAATGGGCAGCCATCTGTTTCCGCCCATGCATCACTGGGTCATGCACAACGTCGGGCTGCGCAACAGCCAGTTGCTCCAGGCCCTGTTGACCACGCTGGTGCTGTTCGGGCCCGGGCTGCGCTTTTTTCGTCTGGGGGTCCCGGCCCTGTTGCGGGCCGCGCCGGACATGAATTCACTCGTGGCGCTGGGCACCTCGGCCGCCTGGGGCTACTCGATGGTGGCCACCTTTGCGCCACACTGGTTACCCGAAGACACCGCGCATATCTACTTCGAAGCCGCGGCTGTGATCGTCACGCTGATTCTGCTCGGGCGTTATCTGGAGGCCCGCGCCCGGGGCCGCACCAGCGCGGCCATCCGTCACCTGATGCAACTGCAACCGGACACCGTGCGGGTGCGGCGTGACGACCGGGACCAGGATATTCCGCTGGCCGAGGTGCAAACCGGTGACCTGGTCATCGTGCGTCCGGGCGAGCGCATCGCGGTGGACGGTGTGGTGGTGGAAGGCCGCTCTTTCGTGGATGAATCCATGATCACCGGCGAGCCTGTCGCGGTACAACGGAGCAGCGGCGACCCGGTCACCGGCGGCACCGTGAACGAGCGCGGCAGCCTGGTCTTCCGGGCCGAAAAGGTCGGCGCGGATACCGTGCTCGCCGGTATCGTGCGCATGGTGGAGGCCGCGCAAGGCAGCAAGCTGCCGATTCAGGCACTGGTGGACAAGGTGACCCTGTGGTTTGTACCCGCCGTGATGGTCGCCGCCGCCTTGACCTTCCTGGTCTGGGTGTTCGCCGGCCCGGCCCCGGCGCTGACCTTCGCGCTGGTCAATGCGGTGGCGGTGCTGATCATTGCCTGCCCTTGTGCCATGGGGCTGGCCACACCCACCTCCATCATGGTCGGCACCGGACGCGCCGCCGAGCTCGGCATCCTGTTCCGCCACGGCCAGGCCTTGCAGGCGCTGCGCGACACGGATGTGGTGGCCTTCGACAAGACCGGCACCCTGACGGACGGGGCGCCGCACATGACCGATTTCATTGTGGTCGCCGGCCAGGATCGGGACACCCTGCTGGCGCAGGTCGCTGCCGCCGAGCGTCCCTCGGAGCATCCTCTTGCCCAGGCGCTGGTGCAGGCCGCCCGCGACGCGGGACTGGATCTGCCCGCTGCATGGGACTTCGACGCCACGCCCGGTTGCGGCGTCAGCGCGACGGTGAACGGGCAGCAGATCAGGATCGGCAACGGCACCTGGCTGACGCAGCAGGGCATTGACCTGTCTGCTCTGGAGGCGGACGCGGCGGCGCTGTCAGCGCAGGCGCGCTCGCCGTTGTTCGTGGCCATCGACCAGCAGGCCGTCGCCGTCTGCGCGGTGGCCGATGCCCTGAAGCCGGATGCCGCCGACGCGATTCAGTTGCTGCACCGCATGGGGGTGAAGACCGTCATGATCACCGGCGACCGGCGCGCTACTGCAGAGGCCATCGCCGCACAGGCGGGTATCGACGAGGTAATTGCCGAGGTACTGCCGGACGGCAAGGTCGAGGCACTGGAAAGGCTGCGCCGCCACGGCCAGCGCGTCACCTTTGTCGGTGACGGCATCAATGATGCACCGGCCCTGGCCGCCGCCGATGTCGGTATCGCGCTGGGCACCGGCACCGACATCGCCATCGAGAGCGCCGATACCGTGCTCATGTCGGCACACGTCATGGGCGTGCCGCGCGCCATCGCTCTGTCGCGTGCCACGCTGCGCAATATCCGGCAGAACCTGTTCTGGGCATTTGCCTACAACACGGCCCTGATTCCGGTGGCGGCCGGGCTGCTGTATCCGGCCTTCGGCATTCTGCTGTCGCCGGTGTTTGCCGCGGGCGCCATGGCGCTGTCCAGCCTCTTTGTACTGGGCAATGCCTTGCGCTTGCGGCGCTACCGACTGCCCGCGCGGTTACTGCAGGAGACCACGGCATGA
- a CDS encoding TolC family protein produces the protein MLTLTPPWRLVCLLPLLAACASTPPDDAPARIDEALQASGLNTDAAAHDRLQGEIELDQALWRALTHHPRARREYQRLDITHAEIVAASEWQNPTLSFSWLRAEGGGHESGFGLAQNLSALLMRPAQRRMASARYDSEQQRAVAALHQLVADTESAWFALVAAEQSLAVQTLVTRAATLSAELGQRFREAGNISGLTLAQLQSEAAHARLALLAAERERAQRRAELAALLDAPDDDWSVPTALPRPPRELPPAEVLMSRALETRPDLRALDKDETWLTENVELVHRYRWLGEVSVGVRHEREADSTRLTGPTLSFGLPLFHRNQGALRSAQAQRDQWQLTREQYRQAALHDVRRLHDVLAILGSEISLREEALLPAKADVVARRQERVNFMFDGVFDLLAAKQDELYAWQEQVQALGDYWQLHARLVLATGGERFDIDALPLLDTSVLEHDAEAAAHEYHEHHEHHEHHEHHRHHHHGGHH, from the coding sequence GTGTTGACCCTTACCCCCCCATGGCGGCTGGTGTGCCTGCTGCCGTTATTGGCGGCCTGCGCAAGCACGCCGCCGGACGATGCGCCTGCGCGCATCGATGAAGCCTTGCAGGCGTCGGGCCTGAACACCGACGCTGCAGCGCATGACCGCCTGCAGGGCGAGATCGAACTGGATCAGGCGCTGTGGCGGGCGCTGACGCACCACCCCCGGGCGCGACGTGAATATCAGCGCCTGGATATCACCCACGCCGAGATCGTTGCGGCCAGTGAGTGGCAAAACCCCACCCTGTCATTCTCCTGGTTGCGTGCCGAAGGCGGCGGCCATGAAAGTGGATTCGGCCTCGCACAAAACCTGTCTGCGTTGCTGATGCGTCCGGCACAGCGGCGCATGGCGAGCGCCCGCTACGACAGTGAGCAACAGCGCGCGGTGGCGGCGCTGCATCAGTTGGTCGCCGATACCGAGAGCGCCTGGTTTGCGCTGGTGGCGGCAGAACAGTCGTTGGCGGTGCAGACTCTGGTGACCCGTGCGGCCACGCTGTCGGCAGAACTGGGCCAGCGCTTTCGCGAAGCGGGCAATATCAGCGGCCTGACCCTGGCACAGTTGCAGAGCGAGGCGGCGCATGCGCGCCTGGCATTGCTCGCCGCTGAGCGCGAACGCGCCCAGCGACGCGCGGAGCTGGCGGCTCTGCTGGACGCGCCGGACGACGACTGGTCTGTGCCGACGGCGCTGCCCAGGCCGCCGCGCGAACTGCCCCCGGCGGAGGTGTTGATGTCGCGCGCCCTGGAAACCAGGCCGGATCTGCGGGCGCTGGACAAGGACGAGACCTGGCTGACGGAGAATGTCGAGCTGGTCCATCGTTACCGCTGGCTGGGGGAGGTCAGTGTGGGGGTGCGCCATGAACGGGAAGCCGATAGCACCCGGCTGACCGGGCCGACCCTGTCTTTCGGTCTGCCGTTGTTCCATCGCAACCAGGGGGCACTGCGGTCTGCCCAGGCACAGCGTGACCAGTGGCAACTGACCCGCGAACAGTATCGTCAGGCGGCGCTACACGACGTGCGTCGTCTGCATGATGTGCTGGCGATACTGGGTTCTGAAATCAGTCTTCGCGAAGAAGCCCTGTTGCCGGCCAAGGCCGATGTGGTGGCGCGTCGACAGGAGCGGGTCAACTTCATGTTTGACGGGGTGTTTGATCTGCTGGCGGCGAAGCAGGATGAGCTTTACGCCTGGCAGGAACAGGTGCAGGCGCTGGGCGATTACTGGCAACTGCATGCCCGCTTGGTGCTGGCGACCGGCGGCGAGCGCTTTGATATTGATGCGCTGCCGTTACTGGACACCTCCGTGCTGGAGCACGACGCCGAGGCGGCCGCGCATGAGTACCACGAACACCACGAACACCACGAACACCACGAACACCATCGCCACCATCATCATGGAGGGCATCACTGA
- a CDS encoding multicopper oxidase family protein, translating into MKRRDFMLAAGALLPAAALTRALADAGHEHHNHGEATSGRRHEQGYMPVHTPNGWTLPYRMNNGVKEFHLVAEEIEHEFAPGSKARCWGYNGTTPGPTIEAVEGDRVRIFVTNRLPEYTSVHWHGLILPSGMDGVSGVTQPPIQPGETFVYEFTLQQHGTHMYHPHADEMVQMAMGMMGMFIIHPKAGEQVPVDRDYAILLHNWALHPDTSRPDPSVMQDFDLWSMNSKVFPAIDSLVARTGERVRLRIGNLSMWNHPMHVHGVKFEVTGGDGGRWPRNLWRREATEIVAVGQARDFEFEAVPGDWAFHCHMSHHVMNPMGHDIPNTLGVRQSDLEAQIRTLLPDYMAMGKHGMAEHQAHTDSGHMKGPDNTLAMMMGQGPFGNIGMGGMFTLIKVRDDLSPGDFADPGWYRHPEGTVARKISSDPAFGSPPRRGKLAGAQTPPLPVPRRDHSHH; encoded by the coding sequence ATGAAGCGCAGAGATTTCATGCTGGCGGCGGGCGCCCTGCTGCCTGCTGCGGCACTGACCCGCGCCCTGGCCGATGCCGGGCATGAGCATCATAACCACGGCGAAGCGACCTCCGGACGACGTCATGAACAGGGTTATATGCCGGTACACACGCCCAACGGCTGGACGCTGCCCTATCGAATGAACAACGGCGTCAAGGAATTTCACCTGGTCGCCGAAGAGATCGAGCACGAATTTGCGCCCGGCTCGAAGGCCCGCTGCTGGGGTTATAACGGCACCACACCCGGGCCGACGATCGAGGCCGTGGAAGGCGACCGGGTGCGTATATTCGTGACCAACCGGCTGCCGGAATACACCTCGGTGCACTGGCACGGACTGATCCTGCCGTCCGGCATGGACGGTGTCAGCGGTGTCACCCAGCCGCCGATTCAACCGGGCGAGACCTTTGTTTACGAGTTCACCCTGCAGCAGCACGGCACGCACATGTACCACCCGCATGCGGATGAAATGGTGCAGATGGCCATGGGCATGATGGGCATGTTCATCATTCACCCGAAGGCGGGTGAACAGGTGCCGGTGGATCGTGACTACGCCATCCTGTTGCATAACTGGGCGTTGCATCCTGACACCTCTCGACCCGATCCCTCGGTGATGCAGGACTTCGATTTGTGGAGCATGAACTCGAAAGTGTTCCCGGCCATTGATTCGCTGGTGGCCAGGACAGGTGAGCGCGTGCGTCTGCGTATCGGCAACCTGTCCATGTGGAATCATCCGATGCATGTGCATGGGGTCAAGTTCGAGGTGACGGGTGGCGACGGGGGGCGCTGGCCGCGCAATCTCTGGCGCCGGGAAGCGACGGAAATTGTGGCGGTGGGCCAGGCTCGTGACTTCGAGTTCGAAGCGGTGCCGGGCGACTGGGCGTTCCATTGCCACATGTCACATCACGTGATGAATCCCATGGGGCATGATATTCCCAACACGCTGGGTGTGCGGCAGTCCGATCTTGAAGCACAGATCAGGACCCTGCTGCCAGACTATATGGCGATGGGAAAGCATGGCATGGCGGAACACCAGGCGCACACCGACAGCGGTCACATGAAAGGCCCGGACAACACGCTGGCGATGATGATGGGGCAGGGCCCTTTCGGGAATATCGGCATGGGCGGCATGTTCACGTTGATCAAGGTTCGGGACGATCTGTCGCCGGGTGATTTTGCCGACCCCGGCTGGTACCGGCATCCGGAAGGTACCGTGGCGCGCAAGATAAGCAGCGACCCCGCATTCGGTTCGCCACCGCGTCGTGGCAAGCTTGCGGGGGCCCAGACACCACCGTTACCGGTGCCTCGCCGCGACCACTCTCACCACTAG
- a CDS encoding DUF411 domain-containing protein, giving the protein MLKTKQTHQQGVAMLIFMVLVVMLILGTAGWFLAPRGDAPAPESAEESLPAITVWQSPTCGCCGDWVAHLEENGFTVQTLLRHNVPMIKYRLGLPPDMASCHTAMVEGYIIEGHVPAADIKRLLTEQPFARGLAVPGMPVGSPGMEMDGRVDDYAVLLFDADGETQVFNRYP; this is encoded by the coding sequence ATGTTGAAGACCAAACAAACACATCAGCAAGGTGTCGCCATGCTGATTTTCATGGTGCTGGTGGTCATGCTGATCCTTGGTACGGCAGGCTGGTTCCTGGCGCCGCGCGGCGACGCTCCAGCGCCCGAGTCGGCAGAGGAGTCGTTGCCTGCGATCACCGTGTGGCAAAGTCCCACCTGCGGCTGTTGCGGCGACTGGGTTGCGCATCTGGAAGAAAATGGCTTTACGGTGCAGACCCTGCTGCGGCACAACGTGCCGATGATCAAGTACCGCCTGGGCTTGCCGCCGGACATGGCGTCCTGCCATACGGCCATGGTTGAAGGCTACATCATCGAAGGTCATGTGCCGGCCGCCGATATCAAGCGGCTGCTGACAGAGCAGCCGTTTGCCCGTGGCCTTGCCGTGCCGGGCATGCCAGTGGGTTCGCCGGGCATGGAGATGGACGGGCGCGTGGATGACTACGCCGTGCTGCTATTCGATGCCGACGGTGAGACCCAGGTGTTCAATCGCTATCCGTGA
- a CDS encoding alpha/beta hydrolase, which yields MNYLPCVEINPDLRDADATVIWLHGLGANGHDFEPIVPELQLPDSLAVRFVFPHAPEIPVTINGGMRMPAWYDIKAMDLERVVDEAQLLESARRTTDLIEREIARGIDSRRIIVAGFSQGGAVAYHAALTFEKPLAGLMALSTYLATPDITRPSDANRRLPVRIYHGSADPMVPMMLGERAAVQLREMGLEPSWQSYPMGHEVCLPQIRDIAGFIGRCLITDSD from the coding sequence ATGAACTATCTACCCTGCGTGGAGATAAACCCGGACCTCCGCGACGCCGACGCAACCGTCATCTGGCTGCATGGCCTGGGTGCCAACGGTCACGACTTTGAGCCCATCGTGCCGGAGCTGCAGTTGCCCGACTCGCTGGCCGTGCGTTTCGTCTTTCCGCACGCGCCGGAAATCCCGGTCACCATCAACGGCGGCATGCGCATGCCCGCCTGGTACGACATCAAGGCGATGGATCTGGAGCGGGTCGTGGACGAAGCGCAGTTGCTGGAATCCGCGCGTCGCACCACAGATCTGATCGAGCGGGAAATCGCACGCGGCATCGACAGCCGCCGCATTATCGTGGCCGGTTTTTCACAAGGCGGCGCGGTGGCCTACCACGCTGCCCTCACGTTTGAAAAACCCCTGGCAGGCCTGATGGCGTTATCCACCTATCTGGCCACGCCGGACATCACGCGCCCCAGCGACGCCAACCGGCGCTTGCCGGTGCGCATCTATCACGGCAGCGCCGACCCCATGGTGCCCATGATGCTGGGCGAGCGCGCCGCCGTGCAGTTGCGGGAAATGGGGCTGGAGCCCTCGTGGCAAAGCTACCCCATGGGGCACGAAGTCTGCCTGCCACAGATTCGCGACATCGCCGGGTTTATCGGCCGTTGCCTGATCACGGATAGCGATTGA
- the roxB gene encoding rubber dioxygenase RoxB, whose translation MLRYLIALGLACASMLAYAQPYSDIPSYDGDDDLLGSFHGGSRLWAFCQQDALPDSTPLPTDPRMLLQPGVNDGLAVHFNTFWKDCHVDPVAVQERGQPETCGELRERVQAGRELLRTGGEKVGALFAGTKPMSLESGFGISTFTASQYNQLWRIWGGFMLRPDNFDELVAQRYGSGFKQARNPYPLPFEDPNRTDGGSGQLPEMFTQLRDDDGSWTGRIGITCHACHSGVIGTPEDGEGLGLTFGSGSSLADLNLFLRDMLPLGYPASAATLLNLNRTRGTNNASLINMAFLFPDQGYLTPSEVLGLVTSGSTAGMDTPAWWNMGHRPAKFVDGVFPMDAPRVDMVFYTPFAGLFGSIGGPVSEAGKRWMREHGPDLNSYVETLKSPPYPFDVDEQLAHEGAELFHTLDMWSEERQNTLPRPEGNGSCASCHGAYSRRYTQDPGFLESPDMEGLAGYIVPLDIIGTSPVRAMTNNEAVQTAGAKNFFGYPPTFGTDQDCGPQNREALRGDRELGYLAPPLYGIWATAPYLHNGSVPDLWSLLKPEDRPPLWRRVSTPPRSDQRHRVVMGFDTDLQRAFDQDRVGWRYDAIECRRRTWWSPTISPYINCDPRDDHQDPLFQRVVAGLYSNLALAWNILFPPILTNEQMEERKIYNTHMYGQSNHGHEFNSVLSDNERLAIIEYLKTL comes from the coding sequence ATGTTGCGCTATCTGATTGCCCTGGGCCTGGCGTGCGCGTCAATGCTCGCCTACGCTCAACCGTACTCTGATATTCCGTCATACGACGGCGACGATGATCTGTTGGGCAGTTTTCATGGCGGCTCTCGACTCTGGGCTTTCTGTCAACAGGACGCGTTACCGGACAGCACGCCGCTGCCCACTGATCCTCGCATGCTGCTGCAACCCGGCGTTAACGACGGCTTGGCCGTACACTTCAATACCTTCTGGAAAGACTGCCATGTTGATCCGGTGGCCGTACAGGAACGGGGCCAGCCCGAAACATGCGGTGAGCTGCGCGAGCGCGTACAGGCAGGCCGCGAGCTCCTGCGCACTGGCGGCGAGAAGGTAGGCGCCCTGTTCGCCGGCACCAAGCCCATGTCACTGGAGTCCGGGTTCGGAATTTCGACTTTCACCGCCAGTCAGTACAACCAGCTCTGGCGCATCTGGGGCGGCTTCATGCTACGCCCGGACAACTTTGATGAACTGGTCGCACAGCGCTATGGCTCCGGTTTCAAACAGGCACGCAATCCTTACCCGTTACCCTTCGAAGACCCGAATCGGACCGACGGTGGCTCGGGGCAGTTGCCCGAAATGTTTACCCAGTTGCGGGACGACGACGGTAGCTGGACCGGACGCATCGGTATTACCTGTCATGCCTGCCACAGCGGCGTAATCGGCACGCCGGAGGATGGCGAGGGCTTGGGTCTGACTTTTGGCAGCGGCAGTTCTCTGGCCGATCTGAACCTGTTTCTCCGTGACATGCTGCCGCTTGGATATCCGGCGTCGGCGGCCACGCTGCTCAACCTGAATCGTACACGGGGCACCAACAATGCCAGCCTCATCAATATGGCATTCCTGTTCCCCGACCAGGGATACCTGACACCTTCAGAAGTGCTGGGTCTCGTCACATCCGGCTCCACTGCCGGGATGGATACGCCCGCCTGGTGGAACATGGGACACCGCCCCGCCAAGTTCGTTGACGGCGTATTCCCCATGGATGCACCACGCGTCGATATGGTTTTCTACACGCCGTTTGCGGGTCTTTTCGGTTCCATTGGCGGCCCTGTCAGCGAAGCCGGAAAACGCTGGATGCGCGAGCATGGCCCTGATCTGAACAGCTATGTCGAGACCCTCAAATCGCCGCCCTATCCCTTCGATGTCGATGAGCAGCTGGCGCACGAGGGCGCCGAACTCTTTCATACTCTTGATATGTGGTCAGAAGAACGCCAGAACACTCTGCCACGCCCAGAGGGCAACGGCAGTTGCGCCAGCTGCCACGGCGCCTATTCCCGCCGTTACACTCAAGACCCCGGGTTCCTTGAGTCACCGGACATGGAGGGATTGGCCGGTTACATCGTGCCACTGGACATCATTGGCACGTCGCCCGTGCGGGCAATGACCAACAACGAGGCCGTTCAGACTGCTGGCGCGAAAAACTTCTTTGGCTACCCTCCAACGTTCGGTACAGATCAGGACTGCGGCCCACAGAACCGCGAGGCGCTACGCGGAGACCGGGAGCTGGGTTATCTGGCCCCACCGCTTTACGGCATCTGGGCAACGGCGCCCTATTTACATAACGGCTCCGTTCCTGACCTGTGGAGTCTACTCAAGCCGGAAGATCGCCCACCGCTATGGCGCCGGGTTTCCACACCGCCACGCAGCGATCAGCGCCATCGCGTGGTGATGGGTTTCGACACGGATCTCCAGCGCGCTTTCGATCAGGACAGAGTGGGTTGGCGCTACGACGCCATCGAGTGTCGCCGTCGCACCTGGTGGAGCCCAACGATATCCCCCTATATCAATTGTGATCCGCGAGATGATCATCAGGACCCGCTGTTCCAGCGTGTTGTCGCCGGGCTCTACAGCAATCTCGCCCTGGCGTGGAACATTTTGTTCCCACCGATTCTGACCAATGAACAGATGGAAGAACGCAAGATCTACAACACCCACATGTATGGCCAGAGCAACCATGGCCACGAGTTCAACAGCGTGCTGAGCGACAATGAGCGCCTGGCCATCATCGAGTACCTGAAGACCCTGTAG